Proteins encoded within one genomic window of Polaribacter sp. NJDZ03:
- a CDS encoding pitrilysin family protein, which translates to MKKQIISLIAIIAMSFATTAQIDRSQQPKPGPAPKVQLGKSEKFTLSNGLQVIMVENHKLPRASASLTIDNKPVVEGDKAGVSSIMGSLLGRGTENITKDEFNEKVDFLGAGVNFYSSGASARSLTKYFPEVLALMADGIKNSQFTQEEFDKEIKITLDGLKSDEKNVTSTARRVESALLYGKNHPYGEFVSKETVNNITLTDVKNNYTTYYKPNNAYLVIVGDINPKETKKLVKSLFKKWKKSDVPEVAFTKPENVSKTEINFIDMPNAVQSEVVIANNIDLKLGDKDYYAALLANNILGGGGTARLFMNLREDKGYTYGSYSSVRQSKVAATFRASASVRNVVTDSSIVEIKKEIDKIRTEKVTEEELKNAKAQYVGSFVMDVQKPATAASFALNIARYNLPTDFYENYLTNINAVTVEDVQNAALKYFKSDEARIIVTGKAIDVLDNLEKSGYTINYFDKNAEAAEKPEMTIAVPDGITKETVINNYFKAIGGVEKVKAIKTTLTTYEASAMGQTLQIIEKRDANNFSSEISVGGNVMMKVLTNKDGVSTNGQALPANIASEMTHTLGAFPELGLLNNSETTLTSIEKLDGKNVYVVAKKGTIVSVSTYFDVATGLKVKEVQTISMGGKTQNQEATFSDYKDFDGILFPTKKSGTMGPQKIESTLISVKINEGVSDADFK; encoded by the coding sequence ATGAAAAAACAGATAATATCACTTATCGCAATTATAGCAATGTCTTTTGCTACAACTGCACAAATAGATAGAAGCCAACAACCTAAACCAGGACCAGCACCAAAGGTTCAATTAGGTAAATCCGAAAAATTTACTTTATCTAACGGATTACAAGTAATTATGGTAGAAAACCATAAGTTACCAAGAGCATCAGCTAGTTTAACTATAGATAATAAACCTGTAGTTGAAGGAGATAAAGCAGGTGTTTCTAGCATAATGGGAAGTTTATTAGGAAGAGGAACAGAAAACATTACCAAAGATGAATTTAATGAAAAAGTAGATTTCTTAGGGGCTGGTGTTAACTTTTATAGTTCTGGTGCTTCTGCAAGATCATTAACAAAATATTTCCCAGAAGTATTAGCGTTAATGGCAGACGGAATTAAAAATTCTCAGTTTACACAAGAAGAATTCGACAAAGAAATTAAAATTACTTTAGACGGATTAAAATCTGATGAAAAAAATGTTACAAGTACTGCAAGAAGAGTAGAAAGTGCTTTATTGTATGGTAAAAATCATCCTTATGGAGAGTTTGTTTCTAAAGAAACGGTTAATAACATTACTTTAACCGATGTTAAAAACAACTACACTACTTATTATAAGCCAAACAATGCTTACTTAGTAATTGTTGGAGATATAAACCCAAAAGAAACTAAGAAATTAGTAAAGAGTTTATTTAAAAAATGGAAAAAAAGTGATGTACCAGAAGTTGCTTTTACAAAGCCAGAAAACGTTTCTAAAACAGAAATCAATTTTATAGATATGCCAAATGCAGTACAATCTGAAGTTGTAATTGCTAACAATATCGATTTAAAATTAGGAGACAAAGATTACTACGCAGCGTTATTAGCAAACAATATTCTTGGTGGTGGCGGAACTGCTCGTTTATTTATGAATTTACGTGAAGACAAAGGGTATACTTACGGTTCTTACTCTAGCGTTAGACAAAGTAAGGTAGCTGCAACTTTTAGAGCTTCTGCAAGTGTTCGTAACGTAGTTACAGACAGTTCTATTGTAGAAATTAAAAAAGAAATCGATAAAATTCGTACCGAAAAAGTTACCGAAGAAGAGTTAAAAAATGCGAAAGCACAATATGTTGGTAGCTTTGTTATGGATGTACAAAAACCTGCTACTGCTGCTAGTTTTGCTTTAAATATTGCACGTTATAATTTACCAACAGATTTTTACGAAAACTATTTAACTAATATAAATGCAGTTACTGTAGAAGATGTACAAAATGCAGCCTTAAAATACTTTAAAAGTGATGAAGCTCGTATAATTGTTACAGGTAAAGCAATTGATGTTTTAGATAATTTAGAAAAATCGGGTTATACAATCAACTATTTCGACAAAAATGCCGAAGCTGCAGAAAAGCCAGAAATGACAATCGCAGTTCCTGACGGAATTACAAAAGAAACTGTTATTAACAATTACTTTAAAGCAATTGGTGGAGTAGAGAAAGTGAAAGCAATAAAAACAACCTTAACTACCTATGAAGCAAGTGCAATGGGGCAAACTCTTCAGATTATTGAAAAAAGAGATGCAAACAATTTTTCTAGTGAAATTAGTGTTGGTGGTAATGTAATGATGAAAGTCTTAACCAATAAAGACGGAGTTAGTACTAACGGACAAGCTTTACCTGCTAATATAGCATCTGAAATGACACATACATTAGGTGCTTTCCCTGAGTTAGGATTATTAAATAATAGTGAAACTACATTAACAAGTATAGAAAAATTAGATGGTAAAAATGTTTATGTCGTTGCTAAAAAAGGAACAATAGTTTCTGTTTCTACTTATTTTGATGTAGCAACAGGTTTAAAAGTAAAAGAAGTTCAAACTATTTCTATGGGAGGAAAAACTCAAAATCAAGAAGCTACTTTTAGCGATTATAAAGATTTTGATGGAATTCTATTTCCTACAAAAAAATCTGGAACTATGGGACCTCAAAAAATTGAGTCTACTTTAATTTCAGTTAAAATTAATGAAGGTGTTTCTGATGCTGATTTTAAATAA
- the rpmA gene encoding 50S ribosomal protein L27 has translation MAHKKGVGSSKNGRESESKRLGVKIFGGQAAIAGNIIVRQRGTTHNPGENVYMGKDHTLHAKVDGVVEFRKKKDNRSYVSITPFEA, from the coding sequence ATGGCACATAAAAAAGGAGTAGGTAGTTCGAAGAATGGTAGAGAATCAGAATCGAAACGACTAGGTGTAAAAATATTTGGAGGACAAGCTGCAATTGCAGGGAACATTATTGTTCGTCAAAGAGGAACAACTCACAATCCGGGAGAAAACGTTTACATGGGTAAAGATCATACTTTACATGCAAAGGTTGACGGTGTTGTAGAATTCCGTAAGAAAAAAGATAATAGATCTTATGTATCTATTACTCCATTTGAAGCTTAA
- a CDS encoding YeeE/YedE thiosulfate transporter family protein yields the protein MKNIKFLVLGIFFAIVLSKTQAISWYRFYEMFKFQSFHMFGIIGGAVVISMVFMQLFKKGIIKDIHGNKIIPKPKEKGFIRTLLGGTFFGLGWGISGACAAPIFVILGFELIPALILLFGSLLGTLLYGVLSKKLPN from the coding sequence ATGAAAAATATCAAATTTTTAGTATTAGGAATCTTTTTTGCAATCGTTTTAAGTAAAACGCAAGCAATTAGTTGGTATCGTTTTTACGAAATGTTTAAGTTTCAATCTTTTCATATGTTTGGCATTATTGGAGGAGCGGTTGTAATTTCTATGGTTTTTATGCAGCTATTTAAAAAAGGAATTATAAAAGACATTCATGGAAATAAAATAATACCAAAACCAAAAGAAAAAGGTTTTATAAGAACTCTTTTAGGAGGAACTTTTTTTGGATTAGGATGGGGGATTTCTGGTGCTTGTGCAGCACCAATTTTTGTAATTCTTGGTTTTGAATTAATACCAGCTTTAATTTTATTATTCGGATCGCTTTTAGGAACGTTACTTTATGGCGTTTTAAGCAAAAAACTACCAAATTAA
- a CDS encoding pitrilysin family protein produces MKKSILSLTSAFLVAFSLNAQKVEFEEYDLSNGMHVILHQDTSAPVVTTAVMYHVGAKDEQPDRTGMAHFFEHLLFEGTENIDKGEWSKIVAANGGNNNANTTDDRTYYYEIFPSNNLELGLWMESERLLHPVIGQEGVDTQNEVVKEEKRLRVDNQPYSRFLEYVKKEIFKKHPYKGTTIGEMAHLDAATLDDFLAFNKKFYVPNNATLVVAGDIDVANAKKLIEAYFGPIPRGTDIERTVIEEEPITAPIAAKGYDPNIQIPAIITAYRTPSMKTKDSRILDMISSYLSTGKSSVLYKKLVDTKKMALQAGAINLSQEDYGTYIIFGLPQGETKLADIVTEIDEEILKLQTELISEKTYQKLQNQFENQFVNSNSSVEGIANSLARYNVLYGDTNLINTEIEIYRSITREDIREVAKKYLNPNQRVTLEYLPKK; encoded by the coding sequence ATGAAGAAAAGTATTTTATCTCTTACTTCTGCTTTTTTAGTCGCATTTTCTTTAAACGCGCAGAAAGTAGAATTTGAAGAGTACGATTTAAGCAACGGAATGCATGTTATTTTACATCAAGACACATCTGCTCCTGTAGTTACTACTGCAGTAATGTACCATGTTGGTGCAAAAGACGAACAACCAGATAGAACTGGTATGGCTCATTTTTTTGAACACTTATTGTTTGAAGGAACAGAGAATATTGATAAAGGAGAATGGTCTAAAATAGTTGCTGCGAATGGAGGAAATAACAACGCAAACACTACTGATGATAGAACGTATTATTATGAAATATTTCCTTCTAATAATCTAGAATTAGGTTTATGGATGGAATCTGAGCGTTTATTACACCCAGTTATTGGGCAAGAAGGTGTAGATACTCAAAACGAAGTTGTAAAAGAAGAAAAAAGATTACGAGTAGATAACCAACCTTACTCTCGTTTTTTAGAATATGTTAAAAAAGAAATCTTTAAAAAACACCCATATAAAGGAACAACTATTGGGGAAATGGCACATTTAGATGCTGCTACTTTAGATGATTTTTTAGCATTTAATAAAAAGTTTTATGTACCTAACAATGCTACTTTAGTGGTTGCAGGTGATATTGATGTTGCAAATGCAAAAAAATTAATTGAAGCTTATTTTGGTCCAATTCCTCGTGGAACAGATATAGAAAGAACAGTTATAGAAGAAGAACCTATTACCGCACCAATTGCAGCAAAAGGATATGACCCTAATATTCAAATTCCAGCAATTATAACGGCTTACAGAACGCCATCTATGAAAACTAAAGACTCTAGAATATTAGATATGATTTCTTCTTATTTAAGTACAGGAAAAAGCTCTGTCTTATATAAAAAATTAGTAGACACTAAAAAAATGGCTTTACAAGCTGGTGCAATTAACTTAAGTCAAGAAGATTATGGAACCTATATTATTTTCGGTTTACCACAAGGGGAAACTAAATTAGCAGACATTGTTACAGAAATTGATGAAGAAATTTTAAAGCTACAAACAGAATTAATTTCTGAAAAAACATACCAAAAACTTCAAAATCAATTCGAAAATCAATTTGTAAATTCTAATTCTAGTGTAGAAGGAATTGCAAATTCTTTAGCTCGATACAATGTATTATACGGCGATACAAATTTAATTAATACAGAAATTGAGATTTATCGTTCTATTACTCGTGAAGATATTAGAGAAGTAGCTAAAAAATATTTAAATCCAAATCAAAGAGTAACTTTAGAGTATTTACCTAAAAAATAA
- a CDS encoding DMT family transporter, translated as MNNQQQKWFYLIILSIVWGSSFILMKKALLGVTPIQLGALRMIFTAVFLLSVASRSIKKIKKRHWKYILYTALAGTFIPSFLFAFAITSIDSSIVSILNSFTPFNTLIFGAIVFGFAFKKAQLYGILIGLVGTLILILKGADVNPNQNYWYALLIIVASVGYAFNANIVKKYLDDLDALAITTGNFLLLIIPAIIVLSFTDFFTTFDVKNENLIHSLGYLAILSVVGTGVAKTIYNKLVHISNPVFSSSVTYIIPIVAIFWGMLDGEKLSLIQVLGGVIILLGVYFVNKAK; from the coding sequence ATGAATAATCAACAACAAAAATGGTTTTACCTTATTATTCTTTCTATCGTTTGGGGTAGTTCATTTATTTTAATGAAAAAAGCACTTTTGGGTGTAACTCCCATTCAATTAGGCGCTTTAAGAATGATTTTTACAGCTGTATTTTTACTTTCTGTAGCTTCTCGGTCCATAAAGAAGATTAAAAAAAGACATTGGAAATATATCCTTTATACAGCACTAGCGGGTACCTTTATACCTAGTTTTCTATTTGCTTTTGCAATTACGAGTATAGATAGTTCTATTGTATCTATTTTAAATTCATTTACACCTTTTAATACTTTAATTTTTGGAGCAATTGTTTTTGGCTTCGCTTTTAAAAAAGCACAATTGTATGGAATTTTAATTGGTTTAGTAGGGACTTTAATTTTGATATTAAAAGGAGCTGATGTAAACCCTAACCAAAATTATTGGTATGCTTTATTAATTATAGTAGCTTCCGTAGGGTATGCTTTTAATGCAAATATTGTAAAGAAATATCTAGATGATTTAGATGCTTTGGCAATTACAACAGGTAATTTTTTATTATTAATTATTCCTGCAATTATTGTTTTAAGTTTTACAGATTTCTTCACTACGTTTGATGTTAAAAATGAAAATCTAATACATTCTTTAGGATACTTGGCAATTTTATCTGTAGTAGGAACTGGAGTTGCAAAAACTATTTACAATAAATTAGTACACATTTCAAACCCTGTTTTTTCATCTTCAGTAACCTATATAATACCTATAGTTGCTATATTTTGGGGTATGTTAGATGGTGAAAAGTTAAGTTTAATTCAGGTTTTAGGAGGTGTAATTATTCTTTTAGGAGTGTATTTTGTTAATAAGGCTAAGTAG
- the rplU gene encoding 50S ribosomal protein L21, which produces MYAIVEMAGQQFKVAKDQKVYVHRLQGEVGSKVTFDNVLLLDEEGNVTIGAPAIEGASVTAQILSHLKGDKVIVFKKKRRKGYIKKNGHRQFLSEILIESIAATGAKKSVKKETAPAKEASTDYNTMTVTELKAAAKDQGISGYTSLKKAELIDALTK; this is translated from the coding sequence ATGTACGCAATCGTAGAGATGGCAGGGCAGCAGTTTAAAGTTGCAAAAGACCAAAAAGTATACGTTCACCGTTTACAAGGAGAAGTAGGATCAAAAGTAACTTTTGATAACGTTCTTTTACTTGATGAAGAAGGTAATGTAACAATTGGCGCCCCAGCTATAGAAGGAGCTTCAGTAACAGCTCAAATTTTAAGTCACTTAAAAGGTGATAAAGTAATCGTTTTCAAGAAGAAAAGAAGAAAAGGTTACATTAAGAAAAACGGACACAGACAATTTTTAAGCGAGATTCTTATTGAATCTATTGCTGCTACTGGTGCAAAAAAATCAGTAAAAAAAGAAACTGCTCCAGCAAAAGAAGCTTCAACAGATTATAATACTATGACTGTTACAGAATTAAAAGCTGCTGCTAAAGATCAAGGTATCTCAGGATATACTTCTTTAAAGAAAGCTGAATTAATTGACGCTTTAACTAAATAA
- a CDS encoding YeeE/YedE family protein, whose protein sequence is MDFILQPWAWYVGGPLIAISLLLYFYFGKNFGASTNFETLCTIAGADKVSDYFKKDWKDRDFALLFVVGLIIGGFISANFLTPNQAIDLNPKTVQELTDLGFSNVGSQYFPDEIFSKDVVFSLKGFLILIISGILIGFGTRYAGGCTSGHAITGLSNLELPSLLAVIGFFIGGIIATWFIIPLLF, encoded by the coding sequence ATGGATTTTATATTACAACCTTGGGCTTGGTATGTTGGAGGGCCTTTAATAGCAATTTCATTATTATTATATTTTTATTTCGGTAAAAATTTTGGGGCATCAACAAATTTTGAAACATTATGTACTATTGCAGGTGCAGATAAAGTGTCTGATTATTTTAAGAAAGATTGGAAAGACAGAGACTTTGCACTGCTATTTGTAGTTGGTTTAATTATTGGTGGATTTATTTCAGCAAATTTTTTAACGCCAAATCAAGCAATAGATTTAAACCCTAAAACGGTACAAGAATTAACAGATTTAGGTTTTTCGAATGTTGGAAGTCAATATTTTCCAGATGAAATTTTTAGTAAAGATGTTGTATTTTCATTAAAAGGGTTTCTAATTTTAATAATTTCAGGAATCTTAATTGGTTTCGGAACCCGTTATGCTGGTGGTTGTACATCTGGTCATGCAATTACAGGTTTAAGTAATTTAGAGTTACCTTCTTTATTAGCGGTAATTGGCTTTTTTATTGGTGGTATTATTGCTACTTGGTTTATAATTCCATTATTATTTTAA
- the moaA gene encoding GTP 3',8-cyclase MoaA, which yields MSKLVDGFGRQMEYVRLAVTDRCNLRCQYCMPAHGIDIVPRQELLTFKEMYRLIRVLTELGVNKVRLTGGEPFVRKDFVGFLEMLSYNDLLDAINITTNGALISHHIDKIEKLKKVKNINLSIDSLDREKFAKITRRDVYPEVYKTFELLEKSSLNLKLNVVVQSGFNTNEIVDFVRLTKDKNVAVRFIEEMPFNGKGQRDMKENWTFNKILNEVKTEFDVNEIQSEKSSTSRNYKVDNHLGTFGIIPAFTRTICNDCNRIRITSTGTFKNCLFDDGVFNLRDFIRKGASNDDLKELFLSLVKQKPENGFIAEANRKDGGASESMSTIGG from the coding sequence ATGAGCAAATTAGTAGACGGCTTTGGCAGACAAATGGAATATGTGAGACTAGCAGTTACAGATCGTTGTAATTTGCGTTGTCAATATTGTATGCCTGCGCATGGTATAGATATTGTTCCGAGACAAGAATTACTTACTTTTAAAGAAATGTATCGTTTAATTCGTGTGTTAACAGAATTGGGGGTAAATAAAGTCCGTTTAACTGGTGGAGAACCTTTTGTACGTAAAGATTTTGTTGGTTTTTTAGAAATGTTGTCTTATAACGATTTGTTAGATGCAATAAATATTACTACAAATGGTGCTTTAATTTCTCATCATATTGATAAAATTGAAAAGCTTAAAAAAGTAAAAAACATCAATTTAAGTATTGATAGCTTAGATAGAGAAAAGTTTGCAAAAATTACAAGAAGAGATGTATATCCAGAGGTTTATAAAACCTTTGAATTATTAGAGAAAAGTAGTTTAAATTTAAAACTAAATGTAGTTGTACAATCTGGTTTTAACACAAATGAAATTGTAGATTTTGTACGATTAACAAAAGATAAAAATGTTGCTGTCCGTTTTATAGAAGAGATGCCTTTTAATGGAAAAGGACAACGGGATATGAAAGAAAATTGGACTTTTAATAAGATTTTAAATGAAGTGAAAACGGAGTTTGATGTTAATGAAATTCAATCAGAAAAATCATCAACTTCTAGAAATTATAAAGTTGATAATCATCTAGGAACTTTCGGAATAATTCCTGCTTTTACAAGAACTATTTGTAACGATTGTAATAGAATAAGAATTACATCAACCGGAACTTTTAAAAACTGTTTATTTGATGATGGTGTTTTTAATTTAAGAGATTTTATTAGAAAAGGCGCTTCTAATGACGATTTAAAAGAACTATTTTTAAGTTTGGTAAAACAGAAACCAGAAAATGGTTTTATAGCAGAAGCAAATAGAAAAGATGGTGGTGCTTCAGAGAGTATGAGTACTATTGGAGGGTAA
- a CDS encoding 3-deoxy-D-manno-octulosonic acid transferase — MKFLYNFVVFIASLLLPIIALFNKKIKLFVAGRNETFSKISTLKNSDVIWFHAASLGEFEQARPIIEDIKKEYPAYKILVTFFSPSGYEIRKDYNLADVVCYLPLDSKAQARKFVEIVNPKFAVFVKYEFWPNLLNELKSKEIPTILVSGILREKQLFFKSYGGFMRKSLEAFHHFFVQDENSKKLLDSISFKNVTIAGDTRFDRVFKILEQDNSLDFINQFKDDKYTIVAGSTWKEDEELLVNYINNNASEDEKFIIAPHNIKQAAILELQNSINKKTILFSAKAGKNLAEYQVFIIDTIGILTKIYAAADLAYVGGGLKTGLHNILEPATFGIPVVIGNNYDKFKEAVDLVKIGGCISIKNQVEFTSNFISLKNDENFRMLTGVINKRYIQDNFGATKLIMNYLKEKI, encoded by the coding sequence ATGAAATTTTTATACAACTTTGTCGTTTTTATTGCCTCTCTGTTACTGCCAATAATTGCTTTATTTAATAAAAAAATAAAACTTTTTGTAGCCGGTAGAAATGAAACATTTTCTAAAATATCTACCTTAAAAAACTCAGACGTTATTTGGTTTCATGCTGCTTCTTTAGGCGAATTTGAACAAGCGAGACCAATTATAGAAGATATTAAAAAAGAATACCCAGCTTATAAAATTCTAGTTACTTTTTTTTCTCCTTCTGGATATGAAATTAGAAAAGACTATAATTTAGCAGATGTTGTTTGTTATTTGCCTTTAGACTCTAAAGCACAAGCAAGAAAATTTGTAGAGATTGTAAACCCTAAATTTGCTGTTTTTGTAAAATACGAATTTTGGCCAAATCTTTTAAATGAATTAAAATCAAAAGAAATTCCTACAATCTTAGTTTCTGGTATTTTAAGAGAAAAACAATTGTTCTTTAAAAGTTATGGAGGTTTTATGAGAAAATCTTTAGAAGCTTTTCATCACTTTTTTGTACAAGACGAAAATTCTAAAAAACTACTAGATTCTATCAGTTTTAAAAATGTTACCATTGCTGGTGATACCCGTTTTGATAGAGTTTTTAAGATCTTAGAACAAGATAACTCGTTAGATTTTATCAATCAATTTAAAGATGATAAATACACAATTGTTGCTGGTAGTACTTGGAAAGAAGATGAAGAATTATTGGTAAATTACATTAATAATAATGCATCCGAAGATGAGAAGTTTATAATTGCTCCTCATAATATTAAGCAAGCGGCAATTTTAGAATTACAGAATTCCATCAACAAAAAAACAATTTTATTTTCTGCTAAAGCAGGTAAAAACCTGGCAGAATACCAAGTTTTTATAATTGATACTATTGGTATTTTAACCAAAATTTATGCTGCTGCAGACTTGGCTTATGTAGGCGGAGGTTTAAAAACAGGTTTACATAATATTTTAGAGCCAGCAACATTTGGGATTCCTGTTGTGATTGGTAATAATTACGACAAATTTAAAGAAGCGGTAGATTTGGTTAAAATTGGAGGTTGCATTTCAATAAAAAATCAAGTAGAATTTACATCAAATTTTATCAGTCTAAAAAATGATGAAAACTTTAGAATGTTAACAGGAGTAATTAATAAAAGATATATTCAAGACAATTTTGGGGCAACAAAATTAATTATGAATTACTTAAAAGAGAAGATTTAA